In one window of Notolabrus celidotus isolate fNotCel1 chromosome 17, fNotCel1.pri, whole genome shotgun sequence DNA:
- the LOC117828959 gene encoding coiled-coil domain-containing protein 106-like: protein MSVWQQEPPGFSSCVEIDSSSVRCKDRLSSPAWLKQEQDELRIIKWENFQTGTSTDAVQDNTPSSAMSASHGESLPPRVLLTITKLQCMLESKQERITALERQVEDLMQDRKFLRSQIENLTSNRSMPLFASPSPVTEAPKPSKVQHSESKSRKREKVSCSSSDSSRSGSEVSDSSEISAASSEHRRKKHHKDKKRSKKGRDYSRKRATGVQYVIHRYQQVLSAFVKKNSMSEAFRHLGIDRNTIANTASIAELHMAGKDMVPLVGMFRQGEETLVSYAQRCTLAIDSDVDLSRRIDQMKASGELLPISGKRPRLLHSHMQPLGGAADSILIG, encoded by the exons ATGTCCGTGTGGCAGCAGGAGCCGCCAGGTTTCTCCTCCTGCGTAGAGATCGACTCCAGCTCTGTGAGGTGCAAAGACAGGCTCAGCTCTCCGGCCTGGCTGAAGCAGGAACAGGATGAACTCCGCATCATCAAGTGGGAGAACTTCCAAACAGGGACGTCGACTGACGCTGTTCAGGACAACACGCCCAGCAGCGCCATGTCAG cctcacATGGAGAGAGTCTGCCCCCGAGGGTGCTGCTGACCATCACCAAGCTCCAGTGCATGCTGGAGAGCAAACAGGAGCGCATCACAGCGCTGGAGAGACAGGTGGAGGACCTGATGCAGGACCGCAAGTTTCTCAGGAGCCAGATAGAAAACCTCACAAGTAACCGCTCCATGCCGTTGTTTGCATCACCATCTCCAGTGACTGAAG CTCCCAAACCCAGCAAAGTGCAGCACTCAGAGAGCAAGTCCcgtaagagagagaaagtgtcctgcagctcctccgACAGCAGCCGCAGCGGCTCTGAAGTATCGGACTCATCGGAAATTTCTGCGGCCTCGAGTGAACACAGGAGgaaaaaacaccacaaagacAAGAAGAGATCCAAGAAAGGGAGGGACTACAGCCGGAAGAGAG CCACCGGTGTCCAATACGTCATCCACCGCTACCAACAAGTCCTCTCAGCCTTCGTCAAGAAGAACAGCATGAGCGAAGCCTTCCGCCATCTCGGAATCGACCGGAACACCATCGCCAACACGGCGTCAATCGCCGAGCTCCACATGGCCGGTAAAGACATGGTTCCTCTGGTGGGCATGTTCCGCCAAGGAGAAGAGACTCTGGTCAGCTACGCCCAAAGGTGCACCCTGGCTATCGACAGCGACGTGGATCTGTCGCGGAGGATAGACCAGATGAAAGCCAGCGGGGAGCTTCTGCCCATCTCAGGGAAAAGGCCGAGGCTGTTGCATTCTCACATGCAGCCACTGGGGGGCGCTGCAGATAGCATTTTGATAGGTTAA